One Leptospira selangorensis genomic region harbors:
- a CDS encoding response regulator: protein MNLELDQVVDMQVLSAESGAGKILIIEDSPEIALVYDHFCRKMNWDFDIASNGIEGMRKVLSAPKPYAVYLVDLVMPEQDGPSFIRDLKERDPNAIIIVQSSLEAPEKIIEVMKLGVFDYLVKPIKKEDFDRAIILALQYNNLRAFQADVERSNRNVLKEQLDWLTYKESLRKSDENSLSLSTIKSLNTSFSQGSGIGAILSLLDLLKMGHQATENGALVSNEILNLLYASQDILRKQLGALSTILSLASEQAKMETILIGDLVHILTKRSEIFVPFLDRKDLKIRFSSSKSKESVKIQMDWLGIVFEELVLNAMKYSKKSTFIDVYFSKIDGYFCLAIKNVVTSSQELVDEENKEVLVTRPFYRLLPPVEEFSELERFGMGLGLTAVDMIVNKHRGIFNIHNVSDHTAASVEPCVMAEAFFPVVVSQPVC, encoded by the coding sequence ATGAACTTGGAGTTGGATCAAGTTGTCGATATGCAGGTGCTATCAGCAGAATCCGGAGCTGGAAAAATTCTGATCATAGAGGATTCGCCGGAGATTGCATTAGTTTACGATCATTTTTGCAGAAAGATGAATTGGGACTTCGATATCGCGTCTAACGGAATAGAAGGGATGAGGAAGGTTCTTTCTGCTCCTAAGCCTTATGCCGTGTATCTTGTCGATCTGGTAATGCCTGAGCAAGATGGCCCATCTTTTATTAGGGATCTTAAAGAAAGAGATCCGAATGCGATTATAATCGTACAATCCTCTTTAGAGGCGCCTGAGAAAATTATAGAAGTAATGAAGCTCGGTGTTTTTGACTACCTAGTCAAGCCGATCAAGAAAGAAGACTTTGATAGAGCGATTATCTTGGCTTTGCAATATAATAATCTACGGGCTTTTCAAGCCGACGTGGAAAGATCAAATCGTAACGTATTAAAAGAACAGTTGGATTGGTTAACGTATAAAGAATCCCTCCGGAAGTCTGATGAAAATTCATTATCCCTTTCTACGATTAAATCCTTAAATACTTCCTTTTCCCAGGGCTCGGGGATAGGTGCTATTCTTTCCCTTCTTGATCTGTTGAAGATGGGGCATCAGGCTACTGAAAATGGTGCACTAGTAAGTAACGAAATATTAAATCTTCTTTATGCAAGCCAAGATATCTTAAGAAAGCAGCTCGGCGCTTTATCCACCATTCTATCTTTGGCAAGCGAACAGGCGAAGATGGAAACAATTTTAATCGGCGACTTGGTGCATATTCTAACCAAGAGATCGGAGATATTTGTTCCCTTTTTGGATAGGAAAGACCTAAAGATACGGTTTTCGTCCAGCAAATCGAAAGAATCAGTCAAGATACAGATGGATTGGTTGGGCATCGTATTCGAGGAGCTAGTCTTGAATGCAATGAAATACTCCAAGAAGTCCACCTTCATTGACGTTTATTTCAGTAAGATCGACGGATATTTCTGCTTAGCAATCAAGAATGTTGTTACCTCCAGTCAGGAACTTGTGGATGAAGAAAATAAGGAAGTATTAGTGACTCGTCCTTTTTATCGTCTCCTTCCTCCTGTCGAGGAATTTTCCGAGTTAGAAAGGTTCGGCATGGGCCTGGGTTTAACCGCCGTAGATATGATCGTAAATAAACATCGAGGCATATTTAATATTCATAATGTTTCTGATCATACTGCCGCTTCGGTGGAACCATGTGTAATGGCTGAAGCCTTCTTTCCAGTTGTAGTATCTCAACCGGTGTGCTGA
- a CDS encoding YegP family protein produces the protein MSAKFVIYKDAKGEYRFRLKAANGEIIAVSEGYSSKQACENGIESVKKNAPSAPVEEE, from the coding sequence ATGTCTGCGAAATTCGTAATTTATAAGGATGCTAAAGGAGAATACAGATTTAGATTAAAGGCCGCAAACGGAGAGATCATTGCGGTAAGCGAAGGTTATTCTTCTAAACAAGCCTGTGAGAATGGGATTGAATCCGTTAAAAAGAATGCACCCAGCGCGCCGGTCGAAGAAGAGTAA